The genomic window agaggaagaagaaaatgaagcgTGCGAGATTCGTGTGCACATGTAATATAGAGAGCACTTgggcaatttttttttacGTAGGATGTCGTCGGACGAAGAAGATATGCAAGAAATGCTGGCTACGATGGCAAACGTTCTCCAGGAGAGATATAGTAgcgagcgagacgacgaagacgaggagggAAAAGACAGTTGCGAAGATACGcagttcggcgacgacgacagcgatcGCGAAGAGCCGGAATTGGCGTTGAACGAGTCGTGGCATTCGGGTGAGCTCGACTTAGTctcatcgtttttctttcgcttgaatttttattagatGGTGACGAAAGCGATAAGGAAAGTGACGCGAAGTCGGATTCTGAAGACCCTAGCAGCGTTTTTCATCGATTGGAGCTCACACGTCAGGAACTGGAGCAGCAACTGGGCTTGGACAAGTTTATGAGAGTTTATCGATTTCTTCAGgtttttaaattttatttcagtTGGAAATAGGTTTTTGTATTTTCTCGACAGACGATACAAGAGGACGGTGACGATCAGATGAACGTCGGCACGGAAACGGTCGATGAAGTGGGCAAGATCTTGGGCGAGGACAATGCAACAGTCTATCCTAAAATTTTGAAGCTTGTTACCGCTGACGCCGCTTATTTTGAAGCCAACAATGCTTCCTTGGGTTAGCATTCACAGTtacgaattaattaactaatattgatttttgcaGAGGAAGCCAATGAGCAGGATTAAACGCTATTTTTTTTACTAGTTTTGTGATGTAGTCGGTATGTTTACAAGTGCTTGTGTGAGTTCTCAGTCCTATTCATGAGGGTGTTTGTTTACCGCGCTTTTTATCCCCGAGCGTGCGCTATCAACTCGTGACCCTAATTACCACGTGCTTTCGCCCAGACGGGCTCGAAGTTGTCAAAAATGTTCGCCAAGACGCCTCGCTCCGCAGAGAAAGGTTTCCAGACGCGGCGCCCGCATTTCTCTCCTTCCTAATCGACATTACGCGCAGAATCGGAAACTCCGGGCCCCAGTCAACACAACGTCTCGCCTCAAGACGCCCAAGACGcctcgccgacgtcgccgacgcgcgaAAACACGTTCGACCTttcagcagaagaagaaaacggtatTCGGAActccttttctctcgtctcgATACACTAACGCACGCTTTTCCCCCCCAACGACGACCTCGTATACGAGTCCTGCCGGTAAGCCGCttctccgacgtcgattcgcgcCAATATGTGTTCGCCAGCGGGAAATTtgtcgtcgacatcgtcgtcgtcgtctcccaGTCGATCGCGCGACATCGTCGAAAGACTTGAAAGAGTTTTTCAGGTAAGGCGCTCGtcagccgccgccgatttttcgtcgcttATCTGGCGCGCGATCCAGAAGTTGACAGcggcgaagaggacgacaAAGGATTCGGAAACAACTGAAACTGTGATCAGAAACGTTATATATACTTTGCCCCTGTTAtgtattaattttttaggcgGGGTCAGCTGATTGCGAGTACATAGGTTAGCGTCTCTCTCTGATGCAAGCacaattttttttgctttcacTGCTTACGTAGAAAAGTGCCTGGAAGACGTGATGACGTTGAAGGATTCTTTTGAGGAGGAGCGTCGAGAACGCTGTGGTGGGTCTCCAAGCAAGACACGCCCACTTCGCTAttgaattaataattttttagagaTTTGTTTGGCTATAATGCATGCTGATACGGATAAGTTGAAGGCCATTGCTGATCCCTTTGATGTCGTCTTGGGCAATTTGCaaaatctcgtcgacgagaacagTTCGCTGAAAGTCGAGAATCAAGCGCTCTTGGACGCGAGCTCGTCTACGAAACGAGAACTGACGTCAGCGCTCTGCGGGATCTTCTCCGCTTTATTAGATCAATAATTGTTTTGTGGGGTTTCTTCTAGTGAGACGTTATCCCTTTTGACCGTTgaaagggagaaaagggaGGACGCCAGAAGCGAAGTTCGCCAATTGGAATCAGACATGGAGGAACTGGAGGGTCGATTAGCGAGGTGtgaccccccccccccaaaaaaaacattttcgtacgcaaataaaaaattcgtctttttccttcCTAGCGATCGATCACAGCACCGAGCGTCCGTCGCTGGATCGACGCTTGCATGCGAAAAGCTTAAAGAGAAATTGGATAAACAACAGAGCCAGTTTCAACTCGAACACGAGAAGATAATGAATGAGGCGAACGGATTGAAGATGAAAACCGTTGAATTGTTAGTAAATGTCGTCACTTGCACTGActcatcgtttttttatGCATAGGGAACAGAGCGTTTCCCTTGTGACTTCGGTGAAGAACGAGCTTGCTTCTCAGGTTGTCGAAGCGGAAAATCGATTTGATCTAGTGTGCAAAGAACTGAGCAGGTTGCCAAAATTTTAGATTCAATAATTCAAACGAATTGTCACTCGCCTGTACGTGATGCATTAGGTTGCTGGCTTCTGGGCTCACAGTTTGTGAGAGCGACGCAGAAGAACCAGCAAGGTggaataataataattaaaattataaATTCATTGtagtcttttttatttatatgaagtgacgacgagaagataaATCTTATCAGAAAACAAATTAGAGAATTCCGAGAGAATGCAAAAGTAGAAATTTTAAAGTGAAGTTTTTTGTCCTGTGCTACCCCTCTCAAACGCGTAACTAACAGTGGATCCCTTAGGTGGAAATCTTTGTATGAGGAATTGAAAGAGACGCACGAAGGCGGGCTGGTGGTGAAGAAAGCCGCATCTTCAGGCGCCGCATCGTTGGAAGCTCAACATGCCGATATGATGGGACACCGCAATCCCAAGCAAAAGATTCACTACGTTCAGCGCCTCCGAGAGGAGAACAAAGCGCTAAAGGCTGTAAGGTCTTTCGGGAAGTTGTGAATGCaggttttttctctcctgtCTACTAGGAAGTTCAACGGCTTCAGACGGAATtagaaaaacgaaagcgcCAAGTTTGGAAattgcgatcgttttcgcgcgacgagccttcttctccttccaaAGGTATATAGACGTTGCTGTGAGAGATACATTGGTGGAGGTCTGGATTTCTCGTAGGAAAAAAATAGTTCAGAACTCGATCTTGATGATTGAGACAGAGACTGCAAATTTATTTATGAATTCTTTATCTATTTGCTAGTCGAAATTGTGTTTGCAAGACTTGAGAAGAATAAGGAAACTGCAGAATAAACAAATTAGCCAGCACATCAATAGCTACATAGAAAGATTTCAACATGGccaaattatttaattagaacGTCATTCAGTGGATTCCCTATATAGGTTCAGACGTAATAATACTTTAgaaattgtttcttttggAACGATTCAGCAACTCAGAgcttcattttttgtttgaccATAGATATTAGAGAGATATCTATGGTTTGACGTTGTCGGGTCACGTGGACAGATGCGCCATTGCGCAGCTCATTTCGCAATTTCGCAGTCCGCACGTTGCACGTCGCCACGTTTTTCCACGCTCCCTCGTTCGAACGATGTCTGGCTCGTAGGTCTTGCGATCCTGCTCTCCTCGAACCTGAATCGATCTCTCCCTTTCTCATTCGCAGTTCCGCATccgaaaagtcgtcgaaaaaggGCGAGAAAGTGAAGAATAGCGTGAATAGCGTCCACGTGTCCACTCAAGAGCGTAAGAATCAAGAAATTCGCTTGCCGCGGCGTTTGCGTGTGAATAGTGACATTTCAGACATTCTGATAACAATCATCTCGACAGTTTTGGTTGCTTCTTACTATCAAATTTGATAACTACGAGGAGGTGATGCAAGAGATAGTCAATAGAGGTTTTGGGAAGTTTCCAGAAAGAGATCAACCTTCTTTCGTTCTGGATCAAGAGAAGGGCCGATTTAGAGAGGCGTTGACTAATAAGACGCTTTATGGTATTTACATTTACACTCTAGTCACTGGTCCAAAAGGCTGCGGGAAGTTGGTGTGGCAAGAGAAATTCTGGAGAGTGAAGAAGGGGGTCTGTTCTACTTCAACTATGGCGAGGACACAGTTAGCTACGAAAAAGCTATTTGCGCGAATTTGATGAGATTATCGCGAAAGAGAGATCAAAAAGGATCATTTCATGGCTGGTAAAAGAAGGCGCGAGAAAGCCATCTGAAAGAGGTTTTACGCTTTTCATGAGAGACTTCTGTGATCACGCGGTAACTTACGCAAAGAAATGGAATCGAAGCGTAGTTTTCATTCTGAATAACGTCACTTCCATCTTACACCAGGAGGATGGAGTTGAGAAGTTGAAAGTCTTGCAACGACGTGCCAAGAACCTCATTGATAACCAATGTCCAAATCGTATGGTCTTCGTTGATTCCGACGGTTTGGTCAAACGCGTATTCAGCTCGCAGAGATCAAGATTGGTAATTTATGAAGTGAATGACGTGAGTAGAGAAGAGGCAGCTCAACTACTTGAATCACAAAACATTGGTGTCAAGAGTCTGAATACAACCGCTTTGTATCACACGGTGACAGGTGGACGACTGGAATTACTTTGGTCCGTCGTTTCTTGCCTTCAAGAGTCCAATGATGAAGGTCGGTCACCAATGAACATTGCCTTTGAATGCGTTCGTGAAAAAGAGTCGTTTGGTGGGTGCAATGTCTCGAGAAATTTTGTCACGACTGTGTTCGGGACGATCTTGAATGAGGGAGGGATGTGCAAAGGAGACGTTCCTAGCCATTTCGTTGATGAAATGGAATGCTTGCTTGCAAGAAACATTCTCTACGACTGGCGCTATGGGTATTTGCAGTTCTACTCCACAATCGCTCGCACTCGAGGTGCAAAAGAATTAGCTGCTGCGACTGCGCTCTTGCCAGAAGCATGATGGTGTCGATGAAGAGATATCTAATTACTGTTGTgtcattatttatttgtgtTGAACTAGCATGTCTATATTTCCTATATTGTCAATATCGTATCTGATTAGATATTTTTTTGCAAGGTGTAGAAAAAGCACTCAAGGTGGTCAATCGGCCAGCGTACGTTCACGGATAATAAAATCAACAATT from Oscarella lobularis chromosome 1, ooOscLobu1.1, whole genome shotgun sequence includes these protein-coding regions:
- the LOC136191263 gene encoding hyaluronan-mediated motility receptor-like; amino-acid sequence: MTLKDSFEEERRERCEICLAIMHADTDKLKAIADPFDVVLGNLQNLVDENSSLKVENQALLDASSSTKRELTETLSLLTVEREKREDARSEVRQLESDMEELEGRLASDRSQHRASVAGSTLACEKLKEKLDKQQSQFQLEHEKIMNEANGLKMKTVELEQSVSLVTSVKNELASQVVEAENRFDLVCKELSRLLASGLTVCESDAEEPASDDEKINLIRKQIREFRENAKVEILKWKSLYEELKETHEGGLVVKKAASSGAASLEAQHADMMGHRNPKQKIHYVQRLREENKALKAEVQRLQTELEKRKRQVWKLRSFSRDEPSSPSKGKK